From Macrobrachium rosenbergii isolate ZJJX-2024 chromosome 55, ASM4041242v1, whole genome shotgun sequence, a single genomic window includes:
- the LOC136835362 gene encoding protein hairy-like, translating into MGVQQQPALVTKPKTTKPMSEARKIRKPLMERKRRERINTCLNDLAALLIDAKMVKTEPGKPAKLEKADILELTVKHIKSFKAPDDNPPQLKAEEEKRASSYKEGFTKCMGMVDQTLGKAGKEALRQRLLSHLKNCLKTLDPPTKEPNVDSNSSVIATTAEKLESDLAESDVSVASSDSETEREEEEKIDSQSAETSARETTPRITLVPTRLPSGGVAFVIHGGIDPSLLLPQNDNSVEKTDDKSVSPPPSPATCDSSTSATPLPRSDHIPTPSTSSATPPSCAFSAVTTSYIPSPQPSADTYSHTPSSSASQSSTEKPVHTQYSAAHTYHASSPCVPSAVYPEFQCPSSTPYSTLCAATPPAPTYYAPESPNQEDPSSTNSLHMPATTSYHTHNFHSQPQSIPHHPGFPHQSHDPPTPPPSISPQNVHQIHQYQHYQPVSSEEDMDTDGLSEEEVDIDVENDVPYDLSMRRIWRFW; encoded by the exons ATGGGTGTGCAACAACAACCTGCCCTTGTCACCAAACCCAAGACAACGAAGCCCATGAGCGAAGCCAGGAAG ATTCGGAAACCGCTGATGGAGCGCAAGCGGCGAGAGCGCATCAACACCTGTTTGAATGATTTAGCAGCGTTGCTGATTGATGCCAAGATGGTCAAAACTGAACCTGGAAAGCCTGCCAAACTGGAAAAAGCCGACATCCTAGAGCTCACCGTCAAACACATCAAGTCCTTTAAAGCTCCCGACGACAACCCTCCGCAGCTGAAAGCCGAGGAAGAGAAGAGAGCGAGCAGTTACAAGGAAGGGTTCACCAAGTGCATGGGGATGGTCGACCAGACTCTCGGCAAAGCTGGTAAGGAGGCTCTACGGCAGCGCCTTTTGTCCCACCTGAAGAACTGCCTCAAGACACTGGATCCACCCACGAAGGAACCCAACGTCGATTCGAATTCCTCCGTAATCGCAACGACTGCAGAAAAACTGGAGTCAGATCTAGCGGAGTCCGATGTCAGCGTCGCTTCGAGTGATTCCGAAAccgagagggaagaagaagagaagattgATTCGCAGTCTGCGGAAACCAGCGCCAGAGAAACTACCCCTCGTATAACCCTGGTGCCGACACGCCTACCCTCAGGTGGTGTGGCATTTGTTATCCATGGGGGAATTGATCCCAGTCTACTTTTGCCCCAAAATGATAACAGCGTCGAAAAAACTGATGACAAATCGGTTTCTCCCCCGCCCTCACCAGCGACTTGTGATTCATCCACTTCAGCTACACCCCTTCCGCGGTCAGATCACATTCCAACACCATCTACCAGTTCGGCGACTCCACCGTCATGTGCTTTTTCAGCAGTCACAACCTCATACATTCCATCACCGCAACCCTCTGCTGATACTTACTCCCACACACCAAGTTCTTCAGCCAGTCAGTCGTCCACGGAAAAGCCTGTTCACACTCAGTACTCAGCTGCTCACACCTACCATGCCTCCTCCCCTTGCGTTCCCAGTGCAGTTTACCCAGAATTTCAGTGTCCTTCCTCCACCCCTTACAGCACATTATGCGCAGCGACACCACCTGCGCCCACGTACTACGCACCTGAATCCCCAAATCAAGAAGATCCCTCCTCTACTAATAGTCTTCATATGCCTGCCACAACCTCATACCACACACACAATTTTCATTCACAACCACAATCTATTCCTCATCATCCTGGTTTCCCACATCAGTCCCACGATCCTCCCACGCCCCCTCCGAGCATTTCTCCTCAGAATGTCCACCAAATACACCAATACCAACATTACCAGCCAGTGTCGAGTGAGGAAGACATGGACACGGACGGGTTGTCGGAGGAGGAGGTCGACATTGATGTTGAAAACGATGTTCCTTACGATCTAAGCATGAGAAGGATTTGGCGTTTTTGGTGA